The Metamycoplasma phocicerebrale genome includes a region encoding these proteins:
- a CDS encoding Pycsar system effector family protein, with product MKNSLNNQKQIENSKEILNGIQKQISSIDTKASFYLLAISIFFSFFSSLYGVFHEKWFLDKNFIFIISFKVLFILLTISSILIIIFFILVIWPRTKKIKKLYPNYYMDVFKLDKKNLKKSIKKYNENDDMIVDQIKINSRICRTKHNFLKIAFYSFIPFGLILFSLTIMILFG from the coding sequence ATGAAAAATAGTTTAAATAATCAAAAGCAGATAGAAAATAGTAAAGAAATTCTAAATGGAATACAAAAGCAAATATCTTCTATAGATACAAAAGCTAGCTTTTATCTACTTGCTATAAGTATCTTTTTTAGTTTTTTTTCTTCATTATATGGTGTATTTCATGAAAAATGATTTTTAGATAAAAATTTTATTTTTATAATTTCTTTTAAAGTTTTATTTATTCTTCTTACAATTTCTTCAATTTTAATAATAATTTTCTTTATATTGGTTATATGACCAAGAACTAAAAAAATTAAAAAGCTTTATCCAAACTATTATATGGATGTTTTTAAATTAGATAAAAAGAATTTAAAAAAGTCTATAAAAAAATATAATGAAAACGACGATATGATTGTAGATCAAATAAAAATTAATTCTAGAATATGTAGAACAAAACATAATTTTTTAAAAATAGCATTTTATTCATTTATTCCCTTTGGATTAATTTTATTCTCGTTAACTATTATGATATTATTTGGTTAA
- a CDS encoding FMN-dependent NADH-azoreductase: protein MSKVLVLYSSPIQSEKSISTLLTKKFVELYKKNNENDQIKELDLNELEMARLSQTSKNMPKTYSEELSNKYINLLKETDKLIISCPMINFNVPVVLKNFLDRIAVANKTFSYKYSAKGGSIGLLDNLTVKIIATQGAPEGWYQWAGHTSFLEGIWNFFGAKLSPTILVAGTKVKPYFEMQPQEIVEDNIKLLEKHAKNF, encoded by the coding sequence ATGTCAAAAGTTTTAGTTTTATATTCTTCACCGATACAAAGTGAAAAATCGATTTCAACTTTATTAACTAAAAAGTTTGTCGAATTATATAAAAAAAATAATGAAAATGATCAAATAAAAGAATTAGATCTTAATGAATTAGAAATGGCAAGACTTTCTCAAACATCGAAAAATATGCCTAAAACATATTCAGAGGAATTATCAAATAAATATATTAATTTATTAAAAGAAACTGACAAGTTAATTATATCTTGTCCAATGATTAATTTTAATGTCCCAGTAGTACTAAAAAATTTTTTAGATCGTATAGCTGTAGCAAATAAGACATTTTCTTATAAATATTCTGCTAAAGGCGGATCTATTGGTTTATTAGATAATCTAACAGTAAAAATAATTGCCACTCAAGGAGCACCTGAAGGATGATATCAATGAGCAGGTCACACTTCTTTTTTAGAAGGAATATGAAATTTCTTTGGAGCTAAATTAAGTCCGACTATTTTAGTAGCAGGAACTAAAGTAAAACCTTATTTTGAAATGCAACCACAAGAAATTGTTGAAGACAATATAAAATTATTAGAAAAACATGCAAAAAATTTTTAA
- the rplK gene encoding 50S ribosomal protein L11, translating to MAKEIAKKAKLQFMAGQAKPGPALAGVGINMPEFTKAFNDQTRERGAEPVPVLITVYKDKSFDFKLFTSPTSFKLVQAAKVKKGSGVPNKEKIGSITIDQLKEIAEYKMPDMNANTIESAMRQVAGTAKNMGIAVEGYEEWLKGGAN from the coding sequence ATGGCAAAAGAAATAGCAAAAAAAGCTAAATTACAATTTATGGCCGGACAAGCAAAACCAGGTCCAGCCTTAGCTGGTGTTGGAATTAATATGCCTGAATTTACAAAAGCATTTAATGACCAAACAAGAGAAAGAGGGGCTGAACCAGTTCCTGTTCTTATAACAGTATATAAAGACAAATCATTTGATTTTAAATTATTTACTTCACCTACATCATTTAAATTAGTTCAAGCAGCTAAAGTTAAAAAAGGTAGTGGAGTACCAAACAAAGAAAAAATTGGCTCAATAACAATTGATCAATTAAAAGAAATTGCAGAATATAAAATGCCAGATATGAATGCAAATACAATTGAATCAGCAATGCGTCAAGTTGCTGGTACAGCTAAAAATATGGGCATTGCAGTTGAAGGTTATGAAGAATGATTAAAAGGTGGTGCTAACTAA
- a CDS encoding dimethylarginine dimethylaminohydrolase family protein, translating into MAILKKFNDIIVRTPASSMVNGITSAPELGKPDYELAKKQHKEYIKALENAGLKVRVAEKLEQFPDSCFVEDAAVIVPGRELAILTNPGAKTRNGEKEFMLPILKEYFPDDKIKKIVSPGTLDGGDVMMVGDTYYVGMSDRTNREGIRQFHNILASIGKKCVPVPMTEMLHLKTGVNYLEHNNLLISGEFLEYPTFKDFNQVVVTPDEGYAANCIWVNDTVIVPEGYPKLLAKVKALKKSDGKPYTVVVCDTSEYKKLDGGLSCLSLRF; encoded by the coding sequence ATGGCAATTTTAAAAAAATTTAATGACATTATAGTTAGAACACCAGCTAGTTCAATGGTAAACGGAATTACTTCTGCACCAGAACTAGGAAAGCCTGACTATGAATTGGCAAAAAAACAACACAAAGAATATATTAAAGCATTAGAAAATGCAGGATTAAAAGTTCGTGTAGCTGAAAAATTAGAACAATTCCCAGATTCATGCTTCGTAGAAGATGCAGCTGTTATTGTTCCTGGTCGTGAGTTAGCAATTTTAACTAATCCAGGAGCAAAAACAAGAAACGGTGAAAAAGAATTTATGTTACCTATTCTAAAAGAATATTTCCCGGATGACAAAATTAAAAAAATTGTTTCGCCTGGTACCTTAGATGGGGGAGATGTTATGATGGTAGGAGATACATATTATGTTGGCATGTCAGATCGTACAAATCGTGAAGGAATTAGACAATTTCACAATATTTTAGCAAGTATTGGAAAAAAATGCGTACCAGTTCCTATGACAGAAATGTTGCATTTAAAAACTGGTGTTAATTATCTAGAACACAACAACCTATTAATTTCAGGTGAATTTTTAGAATATCCAACATTTAAAGACTTTAACCAAGTTGTTGTTACTCCTGATGAAGGTTATGCAGCAAACTGTATTTGAGTAAATGACACAGTTATAGTTCCTGAAGGTTATCCAAAACTATTAGCAAAAGTAAAAGCTCTTAAAAAATCAGACGGTAAACCTTATACAGTTGTTGTTTGTGATACATCGGAATACAAAAAATTAGATGGTGGTTTAAGTTGTCTATCTCTAAGATTCTAA
- a CDS encoding S41 family peptidase, with translation MKKKILAISLLSLSALPLMSSSCFNVPWNLWMLKNNKSSFLIKETPFKNLANNHYNINSNSIKLYFKANEKQPYVSIEEMINKLYGLFNTRSLIKKHYNTNPEVNYINPYGERMVINYQNDYIKLLSDDFFSFVKKSDSTNYSRHLNYLGFNINNKESIPKTITLDLAKYNIDIVYENNKILIPLSVFNTLFCSQNYYNLYYNGSTIFGTFFDLNDKVPQIESLKIGNWNNEKENDIDRINNYNNLLFTLDYFYGLKDFKNIKSFKEYISPDLKSKLLSLDPEEYNQGYSDLFYKNLNELHTSMRMFGFFTNNMKKISMEVLDKSTTLKQYRTLLKKLKEDRENLNKEHAKKGYIVKNKTAYIIFNSFDSATNEELKQKKYEKDSFESIRQKLYLISNQHPEVKNVILDISQNGGGNLGAMIRVLGLLTNKDIQTNNFNTLSRADITYKYKVDANKDKNYEDKDAFDNFNYFILTGKNTFSAANAFAGVIKELKIGKIIGQKSGGGTSSIMPIVMQDGTSVIISSQSTSYFKNNDKNINLELGVPVDIEIEYNNFYNLDYLISKIEN, from the coding sequence ATGAAAAAGAAAATTTTAGCAATTAGTTTATTAAGTTTATCGGCTTTACCATTGATGTCTTCATCATGTTTTAATGTACCTTGAAATTTATGAATGTTAAAGAATAATAAATCGTCGTTTTTAATAAAAGAGACCCCATTTAAAAACTTAGCAAATAACCATTACAATATAAATTCTAATTCAATTAAATTATATTTTAAAGCTAATGAAAAACAACCTTATGTTTCTATCGAAGAAATGATTAATAAATTATATGGCTTATTTAATACTAGATCATTAATTAAAAAGCATTATAACACCAATCCTGAAGTTAATTACATTAATCCTTATGGAGAAAGAATGGTTATAAATTATCAGAATGATTATATTAAATTATTAAGCGACGATTTTTTTTCTTTTGTTAAAAAATCTGATTCAACCAATTATTCAAGACATTTAAATTACCTAGGTTTTAATATAAACAACAAAGAAAGTATACCAAAAACTATAACTTTAGATTTGGCTAAATATAATATAGATATTGTTTATGAAAACAACAAAATTTTAATTCCTCTAAGTGTTTTTAATACTTTATTTTGTAGCCAAAATTATTACAATTTATACTACAATGGCAGTACCATTTTTGGAACATTTTTTGATTTAAATGATAAAGTTCCACAAATTGAATCTCTTAAAATAGGAAATTGAAATAATGAAAAAGAAAATGATATAGACAGAATTAATAATTATAATAATCTTCTATTTACCCTAGATTATTTTTACGGTTTAAAAGATTTTAAAAATATAAAATCATTTAAAGAATACATAAGTCCAGATTTGAAAAGCAAATTATTATCTTTAGACCCAGAAGAGTATAATCAAGGGTATAGCGATTTATTTTACAAAAACTTAAATGAATTGCATACATCAATGAGAATGTTCGGTTTTTTTACTAATAACATGAAAAAAATTTCTATGGAAGTTTTAGATAAGAGCACTACATTAAAACAATATAGAACTTTATTAAAAAAATTAAAAGAGGATAGAGAAAATCTAAATAAAGAACATGCTAAAAAAGGATATATTGTAAAAAATAAAACAGCTTATATAATTTTCAATAGTTTTGATAGTGCAACGAACGAAGAACTAAAACAAAAAAAATATGAAAAAGATAGTTTTGAAAGCATCAGACAAAAATTATATTTAATTTCTAATCAGCATCCAGAAGTCAAAAATGTTATTTTAGATATTTCTCAAAATGGTGGTGGCAATTTAGGGGCAATGATTAGAGTTTTAGGTTTATTAACAAATAAAGATATTCAAACTAATAATTTTAATACTTTATCAAGAGCTGATATAACTTATAAATACAAAGTTGATGCAAATAAAGATAAAAATTATGAAGATAAAGATGCTTTTGATAACTTTAACTACTTTATTTTAACTGGAAAAAATACTTTTAGTGCTGCCAATGCTTTTGCAGGAGTTATAAAAGAATTAAAAATTGGTAAAATTATAGGTCAAAAATCAGGGGGTGGTACTTCATCAATTATGCCAATAGTAATGCAAGATGGAACCTCAGTTATTATAAGTTCTCAATCAACTAGTTATTTTAAAAATAATGATAAAAATATAAATCTAGAATTAGGAGTTCCTGTGGATATTGAGATTGAATATAACAATTTTTATAATTTAGATTATTTAATTAGTAAAATTGAAAATTAA